In a single window of the Ooceraea biroi isolate clonal line C1 chromosome 8, Obir_v5.4, whole genome shotgun sequence genome:
- the LOC105287358 gene encoding uncharacterized protein LOC105287358 isoform X3, with protein sequence MEAELKRMNTLLEEIVRHQRNRDRPNQVRKPRILPISSIREMDAFEGATDDIFFDTVNYFRYIGGFNLKEAVNLCFKEALSDSLTPSYTWWGREEGQRPLYNARFIVAIYGTVLSISLYGR encoded by the exons ATGGAGGCAGAACTGAA AAGGATGAATACCCTACTCGAAGAGATAGTGAGGCACCAGCGAAATCGGGATCGCCCTAATCAAGTGCGGAAGCCAAGGATCCTGCCAATATCGTCCATAAGAGAAATGGACGCTTTTGAAGGTGCAACCGACGATATCTTTTTTGATACC GTAAATTATTTCCGCTACATCGGTGGATTCAACCTGAAGGAGGCGGTCAATCTATGTTTTAAAGAAGCATTGAGCGATTCGCTCACACCATCATACACTTGGTGGGGTCGCGAGGAAGGTCAGCGGCCTTTGTATAATGCTCGTTTTATTGTGGCGATTTATGGTACGGTTCTTTCCATTTCTTTATATGGTcggtaa
- the LOC105287358 gene encoding uncharacterized protein LOC105287358 isoform X2 codes for MNAKDMTDRMEAELKRMNTLLEEIVRHQRNRDRPNQVRKPRILPISSIREMDAFEGATDDIFFDTVNYFRYIGGFNLKEAVNLCFKEALSDSLTPSYTWWGREEGQRPLYNARFIVAIYGTVLSISLYGR; via the exons ATGAATGCCAAGGATATGACAG ATCGTATGGAGGCAGAACTGAA AAGGATGAATACCCTACTCGAAGAGATAGTGAGGCACCAGCGAAATCGGGATCGCCCTAATCAAGTGCGGAAGCCAAGGATCCTGCCAATATCGTCCATAAGAGAAATGGACGCTTTTGAAGGTGCAACCGACGATATCTTTTTTGATACC GTAAATTATTTCCGCTACATCGGTGGATTCAACCTGAAGGAGGCGGTCAATCTATGTTTTAAAGAAGCATTGAGCGATTCGCTCACACCATCATACACTTGGTGGGGTCGCGAGGAAGGTCAGCGGCCTTTGTATAATGCTCGTTTTATTGTGGCGATTTATGGTACGGTTCTTTCCATTTCTTTATATGGTcggtaa
- the LOC113562466 gene encoding uncharacterized protein LOC113562466, producing MLPVKSEDASSSAGSAKSTRSLHARKQEKSDTKRNRCVLCHKDHFVMLCEDYKNKSAQDRKQLVDVNGLCFNCLGRHKLSDYASKKVCSACGSRHHSSLHDACREESSKTSLVTRKGPVKSTVVLLATARVRVADRYGDWHQARALVDSGSETSIVSEELSQTLKLPRSASSVTIFGVGGSKAAVSKGRITLTISPRFPGPSLAISALILPRLTAYAGGFKVNAKDWLHLRGLELADPDFHKSDSVDIILRANIYACIIVNGLQRGDVTQPVAQNTSLGWLLTGAVDSSDPPPYLSPLGPCQGSFSFRCRIEEDLNNIVRRFWEQEEVPSAAPSLTNEERECEEHYARTHFRQADGRYVVRLPLVSSQLLDFSSTRRVAERLLRQMESRFERDGRFHSRYVEFLQQYQDLGHMTRVSVAGSDLERVCYLPHHGVLRESSLSTKLRVVFNGSSSLPSGTSLNQLLHAGPSLLPALFDILLQWRRYRYVVVTDVEKMYRQIVVHPEDRDLQRILWRFSPDEEIQEFQLNTVTYGLASAPFLAIRTVCQLAEDEGHRFPLGAEALRRKIYMDDVMAGASTLAGAREVVHQLDSICKAGGFPLKKWSANDATILEDLPVEDRLQQERWWQPGESQSTLGLRWHPFDDSFSFKVELPSVEVITKRIALSLSAKIFDPLGWLCPATVRAKIYFQSTWLLGIDWDTPLTGDDASSLARIFFGSPCPGRNSSSSVDGGRDRRG from the coding sequence ATGCTGCCAGTTAAATCTGAAGATGCATCGTCTTCAGCTGGTTCCGCTAAATCTACTCGCAGTCTGCATGCCCGGAAACAAGAGAAGTCTGACACAAAGCGCAACCGATGTGTTCTCTGCCACAAGGATCATTTCGTAATGTTGTGTGAGGATTATAAGAACAAGAGTGCTCAAGACCGAAAGCAGTTAGTGGATGTTAACGGACTCTGTTTCAATTGTCTCGGTCGACACAAGCTGAGCGATTATGCCTCGAAGAAGGTGTGTTCCGCCTGCGGCTCCCGTCACCATTCTTCTCTACACGACGCCTGTCGCGAAGAAAGTAGTAAGACGTCTCTCGTCACTCGAAAAGGACCTGTGAAGTCTACTGTCGTCCTTCTGGCTACGGCTCGGGTACGTGTCGCCGATCGTTATGGAGACTGGCATCAGGCACGAGCACTTGTTGACTCGGGTTCTGAAACTTCAATCGTCTCAGAAGAGCTCTCACAGACGCTGAAACTACCTCGATCGGCTTCTTCGGTTACGATTTTCGGTGTCGGCGGATCTAAGGCCGCTGTCTCTAAGGGGCGCATCACGCTGACAATTTCACCACGCTTTCCTGGTCCTTCCCTGGCGATATCTGCGCTCATTCTACCCCGGCTGACCGCTTACGCTGGAGGATTCAAGGTTAATGCGAAGGACTGGCTGCATCTTCGAGGCTTGGAGCTTGCAGACCCTGATTTTCACAAATCGGACTCAGTGGATATAATTCTCAGAGCGAATATCTACGCCTGCATTATCGTCAACGGACTTCAGCGAGGTGACGTGACTCAACCTGTGGCTCAAAATACATCCCTGGGATGGCTGCTGACTGGCGCCGTTGACTCGTCCGATCCGCCTCCTTATCTTTCTCCGCTCGGTCCGTGTCAAGGTTCCTTCAGCTTTCGATGTCGGATCGAAGAAGATCTGAATAATATTGTGCGCCGTTTCTGGGAACAAGAGGAGGTTCCTTCAGCTGCTCCCTCTCTAACCAATGAAGAGCGTGAATGTGAAGAACATTATGCACGTACACACTTCCGTCAGGCTGATGGACGTTACGTCGTTCGACTTCCCCTAGTCTCCTCGCAGTTGCTGGATTTCTCGAGTACTCGTCGTGTCGCCGAGCGATTACTACGACAGATGGAAAGTCGCTTTGAACGAGATGGTCGTTTTCATTCCCGTTACGTCGAGTTTCTTCAACAGTATCAAGACCTTGGACACATGACCCGAGTTTCTGTAGCCGGTTCAGATTTGGAGAGGGTTTGTTACTTGCCACATCACGGAGTTCTGCGTGAATCAAGTCTTAGCACGAAGCTGAGGGTTGTGTTCAACGGTTCGTCCAGCTTGCCCTCTGGAACGTCGTTAAATCAACTTTTACACGCCGGACCCAGTTTGCTTCCTGCTCTGTTCGATATTCTTCTGCAGTGGCGCCGTTATCGTTATGTCGTAGTTACTGATGTGGAGAAGATGTATCGTCAGATCGTTGTCCATCCTGAAGATCGTGATTTACAGCGAATCCTTTGGCGTTTCTCTCCCGACGAAGAGATTCAAGAATTTCAACTGAACACTGTTACTTACGGTCTAGCCAGTGCTCCCTTTTTAGCCATTCGTACCGTTTGTCAGCTTGCAGAGGACGAAGGTCACCGGTTTCCTCTCGGAGCCGAAGCACTTCGCCGGAAAATTTATATGGATGACGTCATGGCCGGTGCATCCACTCTTGCTGGCGCCCGCGAAGTTGTGCATCAACTGGATAGTATCTGCAAGGCGGGCGGGTTTCCGCTGAAGAAGTGGTCGGCTAACGATGCTACTATCTTAGAAGATCTTCCCGTAGAAGACCGCTTGCAACAGGAACGGTGGTGGCAACCCGGAGAAAGTCAGTCAACGCTGGGGCTTCGATGGCATCCGTTTGATGACAGCTTTTCATTCAAGGTGGAGTTACCTTCGGTAGAAGTCATCACGAAACGAATTGCACTTTCGCTCTCCGCTAAAATCTTTGATCCTCTGGGATGGCTCTGTCCGGCCACCGTTCGTGCGAAGATTTATTTCCAGTCGACGTGGCTACTTGGAATCGATTGGGACACGCCGCTTACTGGCGATGACGCCTCGTCACTggcaagaatatttttcggaaGTCCATGTCCTGGAAGAAATTCGAGTTCCTCGGTGGATGGCGGGCGGGATCGAAGAGGATAA
- the LOC113562363 gene encoding uncharacterized protein LOC113562363, whose protein sequence is MFEVRRNVHLQNSIACNVSTREPKYNTCVSQDISDSSIAESSSSINNFANENCDIGRDIFAKDTECCCCCCCCCCCCCSPCVSEMNDVLPSSNDDFLKSSFRDRLASCFVNNNLKHVQGNSILSLLRTHSCFSSLPKDVRTLLNTPRNRVTVSVLEPREYVHFDVETEIVKSISNIVCISLIKELELDFNTDGCSLDKSSTVTIWPIQCKIINIKNMKPIVIGIYKGPHKPKDANVFFERFVADIAKIMSNGGINFHGNKMPIRLRCFIAYYHT, encoded by the coding sequence ATGTTCGAGGTCAGACGAAATGtacatttacaaaattctATTGCATGTAACGTTAGTACAAGGGAACCGAAGTATAATACTTGTGTTTCACAAGATATTTCTGACTCATCAATTGCAGAATCTAGTTCTTCGATTAATAATTTCGCTAATGAGAATTGCGACATTGGCCGTGACATATTTGCAAAGGATACCGagtgttgttgttgttgttgttgttgttgttgttgttgttgttctCCGTGCGTTTCTGAGATGAATGATGTATTGCCGTCATCTAATGATGATTTCTTAAAATCATCATTTCGCGATCGTTTAGCATcttgttttgttaataacaatttaaaacaCGTTCAAGGTAATAGTATATTATCTCTTCTTCGAACACATTCCTGTTTTTCTTCGTTGCCAAAAGATGTTAGAACGCTTCTCAATACACCACGAAATCGTGTTACTGTATCTGTGTTAGAACCTCGTGAATATGTTCATTTCGATGTCGAAACTGAAATTGtgaaaagcatttcaaatattgtATGCATCTCTCTAATTAAAGAATTAGAATTAGATTTTAACACTGATGGCTGCAGCTTAGATAAATCAAGTACCGTTACTATTTGGCCcattcaatgtaaaattataaatatcaaaaatatgaaGCCTATAGTGATAGGTATTTACAAAGGGCCACACAAGCCTAAAGATGCTAATGTTTTCTTTGAAAGATTTGTTGCAGACATTGCAAAAATCATGTCTAATGGAGGTATCAATTTTCATGGCAATAAGATGCCAATACGATTGAGATGTTTCATAGCATATTACCACACATAA
- the LOC105287358 gene encoding uncharacterized protein LOC105287358 isoform X1 — protein sequence MDRPKRVIAKPSRYKTTSSDDGPRRTKQHPDNDIDDDIAELRRTMEQEDTGPSLLQDIESTTGFNLLSDNNPLTPHTHTYTELQTPQSYNNIYSATVSQPTHTTHTQPTHTQTTYTTFTPNYVQRQTEIGMMQPVVISGYPHQSRCDAQDSVQRNIRENECQGYDRSYGGRTEKDEYPTRRDSEAPAKSGSP from the exons ATGGATCGACCAAAACGCGTGATCGCGAAGCCGTCGCGCTATAAAACTACTTCCTCAGACGATGGTCCAAGAAGGACAAAACAACATCCAGATAACGATATCGATGACGACATCGCAGAACTGCGGAGGACGATGGAGCAGGAGGATACAGGACCGAGTCTACTACAGGATATCGAATCTACAACAggatttaatttactttcgGATAACAATCCATTAACACCGCACACTCACACATACACAGAACTACAGACACCACAATCATATAACAACATATATTCCGCCACTGTATCGCAACCcacacacacaacacataCACAACCCACACATACACAAACCACCTACACAACATTCACACCTAATTACGTGCAAAGACAAACAGAAATAGGAATGATGCAGCCTGTTGTTATTTCAGGATATCCTCACCAATCACGATGTGACGCGCAGGACAGTGTGCAGCGCAACATAAGAGAAAATGAATGCCAAGGATATGACAG ATCGTATGGAGGCAGAACTGAA AAGGATGAATACCCTACTCGAAGAGATAGTGAGGCACCAGCGAAATCGGGATCGCCCTAA